One Vibrio sp. 16 genomic window carries:
- a CDS encoding homogentisate 1,2-dioxygenase, protein MHKWITFPHREGVCSKQAHADFPEEAIYEREAGRSGFFGPAAHFHHQHAPTGWSEWEGELRPRAFNFNLVEKASQLSPWAVPHLLHNADCKIRVWRMDEKMEFLVRNADGDELLFIHQGKADFYSDYGHLEVGEGDYVVIPRSTNWRLEPSEAMFILMVENTDAAYTLPDKGMVGNHAVFDPAVLEVPSINEKFKAQYSEQPTQVQVKRHEQISTVTYPFNPLDAIGWHGDLAVVKVNWRDIRPLMSHRYHLPPSAHTTFVGAGFVICTFVPRPIESDPGALKVPFYHNNDDYDEVLFYHAGDFFSRDNIEAGMVTFHPAGFTHGPHPKAFQAGQEFKKKFTDEVAVMIDTRHALSFGEEATAVENKEYVYSWKG, encoded by the coding sequence ATGCATAAATGGATCACATTCCCTCACCGGGAGGGAGTGTGCTCCAAGCAAGCGCACGCAGACTTCCCGGAAGAGGCAATTTACGAGAGAGAGGCGGGGAGAAGCGGCTTTTTTGGCCCCGCAGCACACTTTCATCATCAACACGCACCTACAGGATGGAGTGAGTGGGAAGGGGAACTACGCCCGAGAGCATTCAATTTCAATCTTGTCGAGAAAGCGAGCCAACTCTCTCCTTGGGCGGTGCCCCATCTGCTTCACAATGCAGATTGCAAAATTCGCGTTTGGCGCATGGATGAAAAAATGGAATTTCTGGTTAGGAATGCAGACGGTGACGAACTGCTGTTTATCCACCAAGGGAAGGCCGATTTTTACAGTGACTATGGGCATTTAGAGGTAGGGGAAGGTGACTATGTGGTGATTCCTCGCTCAACCAATTGGCGCCTCGAACCGTCTGAGGCCATGTTTATTCTAATGGTTGAAAACACCGATGCCGCGTACACCTTGCCCGACAAAGGCATGGTCGGCAACCACGCTGTGTTTGATCCGGCCGTTCTGGAAGTGCCTTCGATCAATGAAAAATTTAAGGCGCAATATTCTGAGCAGCCAACCCAAGTGCAGGTAAAACGCCATGAGCAAATCAGCACGGTCACTTATCCGTTTAACCCATTGGACGCGATTGGTTGGCATGGGGATTTGGCGGTTGTCAAAGTAAACTGGCGTGACATAAGACCATTAATGTCACATCGCTACCATTTGCCGCCGTCGGCGCACACGACCTTTGTGGGCGCGGGCTTTGTTATTTGTACCTTTGTTCCAAGACCCATCGAAAGTGACCCTGGGGCATTGAAAGTGCCGTTTTACCACAACAATGATGATTACGACGAAGTGCTTTTCTACCACGCTGGGGACTTCTTTAGCCGAGACAATATCGAAGCGGGGATGGTCACTTTCCATCCAGCTGGATTTACTCATGGGCCGCACCCAAAAGCGTTTCAGGCTGGCCAAGAGTTCAAGAAGAAGTTTACCGATGAAGTCGCTGTGATGATTGATACACGCCACGCTCTCTCGTTTGGCGAAGAGGCAACCGCGGTTGAAAATAAAGAATACGTCTACAGCTGGAAAGGATAA
- a CDS encoding fumarylacetoacetate hydrolase family protein has product MKLATLKNGRRDGLLVVVNRALTKCVAVPEIAETMQLALDDWERVEPQLHEVYIALNEGELVQELPFDQSRCESPLPRAYQWADGSAYVNHVELVRKARGAEMPPSFWTDPLMYQGGSDAFIGPRDDIPLGSEDWGIDFEGEVAVVTGDVPMGVTPEQAAKSIKLVMLVNDVSLRGLIPNELGKGFGFFQSKPSSVFSPVAVTPDELGDDWDGGKLSLPLMSYYNHELFGKPNAGVDMTFEFPELIAHAAKTRPLCAGAIIGSGTVSNKQGTDHGTSIVEGGVGYSCIAEVRMIETIRDGKPTTSFMKFGDHIKIEMLDKQGHSIFGSIDQHVVKY; this is encoded by the coding sequence ATGAAGTTAGCAACCTTAAAAAATGGCCGCCGAGATGGTTTGCTGGTGGTCGTCAATAGAGCATTGACCAAGTGTGTCGCGGTTCCTGAAATCGCGGAGACCATGCAGCTAGCCTTAGATGATTGGGAGCGCGTTGAGCCTCAACTCCATGAAGTCTATATCGCGCTGAATGAAGGCGAGCTAGTGCAGGAGCTGCCGTTTGATCAAAGTCGATGCGAATCGCCGCTACCTAGGGCTTACCAGTGGGCGGATGGCAGTGCATATGTCAATCACGTAGAGCTGGTTCGCAAGGCGCGTGGCGCAGAAATGCCCCCAAGCTTTTGGACTGACCCGCTAATGTACCAAGGAGGTTCCGATGCGTTTATTGGTCCTCGTGATGATATTCCACTAGGAAGCGAAGATTGGGGCATCGATTTCGAAGGTGAAGTCGCGGTGGTAACAGGCGATGTGCCAATGGGCGTCACACCGGAGCAAGCTGCAAAGAGCATTAAACTTGTAATGTTGGTTAATGACGTGTCGCTACGCGGCCTGATCCCCAATGAACTGGGTAAAGGGTTCGGCTTTTTCCAATCGAAACCGTCGTCGGTCTTTTCCCCAGTGGCGGTGACGCCAGATGAGCTCGGTGATGACTGGGATGGCGGCAAACTAAGCCTGCCGCTTATGTCTTACTACAATCATGAATTGTTTGGTAAACCGAATGCGGGCGTCGATATGACATTTGAATTTCCAGAGCTTATCGCTCACGCGGCGAAAACCCGTCCGCTTTGTGCTGGGGCGATCATCGGGTCTGGTACGGTTTCTAATAAGCAGGGCACTGACCATGGAACCTCAATAGTTGAGGGTGGCGTCGGGTATTCGTGTATTGCTGAAGTCAGAATGATTGAGACGATCCGTGATGGCAAACCTACCACTTCTTTTATGAAGTTTGGTGACCATATAAAGATCGAGATGCTGGATAAGCAAGGTCACTCTATCTTTGGCTCGATTGATCAGCACGTGGTGAAATACTAA
- a CDS encoding M20/M25/M40 family metallo-hydrolase has product MTHINRDRLVDHFIQLVQIDSESRNEKAIAQALSEQLGELGFTVHKLPVPEEVSNGFNVYARLEGKIEDSIVLSCHMDTVTPGIGIEPIIEDGIIRSKGNTILGGDDKSGIAAIMEAVRCIQSENLDHKTIELAFTVHEEGGLFGSEHFDMSFITSDKAIVLDTGGPIGTIVNAAPGQQKIVANIKGRPAHAGLAPEEGISAIQVAADAITQMKLLRIDEETTANIGIVEGGNATNIVMPELKIVAEARSLNGDKLDAQVNHMVETFQSVAKQHGAEVDIESTRAYNAFVIADDHPHIQSVKASFEAIGASPYTKGTGGGSDANNFNAKGLTTVNVSTGMAKVHTTEEFIAIDDMVKITEFVKHYLTH; this is encoded by the coding sequence ATGACACATATTAATCGCGACCGTCTTGTTGACCATTTTATCCAACTCGTTCAGATCGACAGTGAATCAAGAAACGAGAAAGCCATCGCGCAAGCACTTTCAGAGCAATTAGGCGAACTGGGCTTTACGGTTCACAAGCTACCTGTGCCTGAAGAGGTCTCTAATGGCTTCAACGTTTATGCTCGACTCGAAGGCAAAATTGAAGACAGCATTGTTTTGAGCTGTCACATGGATACAGTGACTCCAGGCATTGGTATTGAGCCCATCATCGAAGACGGCATCATCCGCTCCAAAGGCAACACCATTCTCGGTGGTGACGACAAATCAGGCATTGCAGCGATCATGGAAGCCGTTCGCTGCATTCAATCAGAAAACCTCGACCATAAAACTATTGAACTGGCGTTCACTGTTCACGAAGAAGGCGGATTGTTTGGCTCAGAGCATTTTGACATGTCTTTCATCACATCGGACAAAGCCATCGTACTCGATACAGGTGGTCCAATTGGTACGATAGTCAACGCGGCGCCTGGACAGCAAAAAATCGTCGCTAACATCAAAGGTCGCCCAGCCCACGCAGGCTTAGCGCCAGAAGAAGGCATCAGTGCGATCCAAGTCGCGGCTGACGCCATTACACAGATGAAATTGCTTCGTATTGATGAAGAAACCACCGCAAACATTGGTATTGTCGAAGGCGGAAACGCAACTAACATCGTCATGCCAGAACTTAAGATCGTCGCGGAAGCGCGCTCACTAAACGGTGATAAGCTCGATGCGCAGGTCAACCACATGGTCGAGACTTTCCAATCAGTTGCCAAACAGCACGGCGCCGAAGTGGACATTGAATCAACACGTGCCTACAACGCCTTTGTTATCGCTGACGATCACCCTCATATTCAGTCGGTAAAAGCGTCGTTTGAAGCGATTGGTGCTAGCCCTTACACCAAGGGCACAGGTGGCGGCAGTGACGCGAACAACTTCAATGCCAAAGGACTAACCACCGTCAATGTGTCTACGGGCATGGCGAAAGTTCATACCACTGAAGAGTTCATCGCAATTGATGACATGGTTAAGATTACTGAGTTTGTGAAACACTACTTAACTCATTAA
- a CDS encoding alanine/glycine:cation symporter family protein, with protein sequence MDNLYTLLKTIDSFVWGPPLLILLVGTGVYFTFSLGLIQFRHLPTALKMVFSKEDSNKQGDVSSFAALCTALSATIGTGNIVGVATAIKLGGPGALFWMWLAALFGMATKYAECLLAVKYRKVDDNGQMVGGPMYYLQYGVGSKALAVLFAVFALGVACFGIGTFPQVNAILDASEISFGVSREISASILTLLVAFVTLGGIQSIAKVAGKVVPTMALFYVLACLSVIIMNADKLLDAVELVLISAFTSTAATGGFLGASIMLAIQSGIARGVFSNESGLGSAPMAAAAAKTDSCVKQGLISMTGTFFDTIIICTMTGLALILTGAWQSDFAGAAMTTHAFAVGLNADTFGPMLVSIGLMFFAFTTILGWNYYGERCVVFLFGTKAVLPYKFIFVALVASGAFLHLDMIWIIADIVNGLMAIPNLIGLILLRNVVLEETKQYFAAQFASMKSAQA encoded by the coding sequence ATGGATAACCTATACACTTTACTGAAAACCATAGATAGCTTCGTCTGGGGACCACCACTGCTCATTTTGCTTGTTGGTACCGGTGTTTACTTCACTTTTAGCCTCGGCTTAATCCAATTTCGACACCTCCCTACCGCGCTAAAAATGGTCTTTAGTAAAGAAGATTCCAACAAACAAGGGGACGTATCGAGCTTTGCTGCGCTGTGTACGGCGCTGTCAGCCACCATTGGTACAGGTAACATTGTTGGTGTTGCCACCGCAATCAAACTAGGTGGACCGGGCGCTTTATTCTGGATGTGGCTTGCTGCGCTCTTTGGCATGGCGACTAAATACGCGGAATGTCTATTAGCAGTAAAATATCGCAAGGTTGACGACAACGGCCAGATGGTCGGTGGACCAATGTACTACCTTCAATATGGCGTGGGCTCGAAGGCATTGGCGGTCCTTTTTGCTGTGTTTGCTTTGGGTGTTGCCTGCTTCGGTATCGGTACCTTCCCGCAAGTGAATGCGATTTTAGATGCGTCTGAAATTTCATTCGGCGTTTCTCGCGAGATTTCAGCGAGTATCCTGACCTTGCTTGTCGCGTTTGTCACACTTGGTGGTATTCAATCCATCGCCAAAGTCGCGGGTAAAGTTGTTCCAACTATGGCGCTATTTTATGTACTGGCTTGTCTGAGTGTAATCATCATGAACGCCGACAAACTACTCGATGCTGTTGAACTGGTTCTTATCTCAGCGTTCACTTCGACTGCTGCTACTGGAGGATTCTTGGGCGCGAGCATCATGCTTGCGATTCAATCGGGTATCGCTCGTGGGGTCTTCTCAAACGAGTCTGGCCTTGGCAGTGCGCCGATGGCCGCCGCCGCCGCCAAAACCGACTCTTGTGTAAAGCAAGGTTTGATCTCGATGACGGGTACCTTCTTTGACACCATCATCATTTGTACCATGACAGGCCTTGCGCTGATTCTGACGGGTGCGTGGCAAAGTGATTTTGCTGGGGCTGCAATGACAACGCATGCCTTTGCAGTTGGCTTAAACGCAGACACCTTTGGTCCAATGCTTGTATCAATTGGTTTGATGTTCTTTGCCTTCACCACCATTCTTGGTTGGAACTACTATGGTGAACGTTGCGTGGTGTTCTTGTTTGGTACCAAAGCGGTGCTACCTTACAAATTTATCTTCGTGGCTTTGGTGGCATCGGGCGCCTTCTTGCATCTAGACATGATTTGGATTATCGCCGATATCGTAAATGGCTTGATGGCGATACCGAATCTGATTGGCTTGATTCTCCTGCGCAATGTCGTGCTAGAAGAAACCAAACAATACTTTGCAGCGCAGTTTGCTTCGATGAAATCTGCTCAAGCATAA
- the hppD gene encoding 4-hydroxyphenylpyruvate dioxygenase → MNQAFNPLGTDGFEFVEYTAADEKGIQDLKSLFSSLGFAEVAKHRSKNAWLYRQGDINFIVNAQPHSQAEAFAKVHGPSVCGMAFRVKDAAVAHAHALENGGEEYKTEIGPMELSIPAIYGIGESLLYFVDRYGKQSIYDVDFVFYPDAEERLAKMDVGMYEIDHLTHNVKQGNMDVWSGFYERIGNFREIRYFDIEGKLTGLVSRAMTAPCRKIRIPINESSDDKSQIEEFIREYNGEGIQHIALTTDDIYQTVQTLRDRGMDFMPTPGTYYEKVDSRVEGHSEDVNRLRELEILIDGAPMKDGILLQIFTQTVIGPVFFEIIQRKGNEGFGEGNFKALFESIEEDQIRRGVLNDA, encoded by the coding sequence ATGAATCAAGCGTTTAATCCACTAGGCACTGACGGATTTGAATTTGTGGAGTACACGGCAGCGGATGAAAAAGGCATTCAAGACCTAAAATCGCTGTTTAGCTCGCTGGGCTTTGCAGAAGTGGCTAAGCACCGTTCCAAAAATGCGTGGCTGTATCGCCAGGGTGACATCAACTTCATCGTCAATGCACAGCCTCACAGCCAAGCTGAAGCCTTCGCCAAAGTTCATGGTCCTTCGGTTTGTGGCATGGCATTTAGAGTGAAAGATGCCGCTGTTGCACACGCTCATGCTCTTGAGAATGGTGGGGAAGAGTACAAAACAGAAATCGGACCGATGGAGCTGAGTATTCCGGCGATTTATGGCATTGGCGAAAGCTTGCTCTATTTCGTTGACCGATACGGCAAGCAGAGCATCTACGATGTGGACTTTGTATTTTACCCTGATGCAGAGGAACGTTTGGCGAAAATGGACGTCGGTATGTATGAAATTGACCACCTGACGCACAACGTCAAACAGGGCAACATGGATGTCTGGTCGGGTTTCTATGAGCGAATCGGTAACTTCCGTGAGATTCGGTACTTCGATATTGAGGGCAAACTGACGGGGCTTGTGAGCCGAGCGATGACCGCACCGTGTCGCAAAATCCGCATTCCAATCAATGAGTCGTCTGACGATAAGTCGCAGATCGAAGAGTTCATTCGTGAATACAACGGCGAAGGGATTCAGCATATTGCCTTGACGACAGATGACATCTACCAAACCGTACAAACTCTACGAGATCGCGGAATGGACTTTATGCCAACACCGGGTACTTACTACGAGAAGGTGGATAGCCGCGTAGAGGGGCACTCAGAGGATGTAAACCGTCTTCGTGAGCTCGAAATCTTGATTGACGGCGCGCCGATGAAAGATGGCATCTTGCTGCAAATCTTTACTCAGACGGTCATTGGTCCTGTGTTCTTTGAAATCATTCAACGTAAAGGCAATGAAGGATTTGGGGAAGGTAATTTCAAAGCTCTATTTGAGTCGATCGAAGAAGACCAAATTCGCCGTGGAGTACTAAACGATGCATAA
- a CDS encoding YggL family protein: MKPYKLDNKKRRILKKLYLGEFAMLGFEISCETTITDFDSYDAFVDDFIDYIDSLGLCFGGGGLEHFEGFLCAQKRYIDATEEQKAQVIAWLEARGEVKSVESSELLDANYF; this comes from the coding sequence ATGAAACCTTACAAATTAGACAACAAAAAACGCCGCATTCTTAAAAAGCTCTATCTGGGCGAGTTTGCTATGCTTGGCTTTGAAATCAGCTGTGAAACCACTATCACAGACTTTGATAGCTACGATGCGTTCGTTGATGACTTCATTGACTACATCGACAGTCTAGGCCTTTGCTTCGGCGGCGGTGGTCTTGAGCACTTTGAAGGCTTCTTATGTGCTCAAAAGCGTTACATCGACGCAACGGAAGAGCAAAAAGCGCAGGTTATCGCTTGGCTTGAAGCTCGCGGTGAAGTGAAATCAGTAGAAAGTAGTGAGCTGCTAGACGCGAACTACTTCTAA
- a CDS encoding LysE family translocator gives MGATLIANFEAFLLAITILTLTPGLDTALVIRNSSRGGFNDGAMTSLGICLGLFVHATFSAIGISALLAQSAELFNVVKMLGAGYLIYLGLSSLKTLFLAKGDPQSASISAKPQSLSRWKSLREGFLSNVLNPKTAVFYLAFLPQFINPEGSAFLQSTLMASIHFVIAMVWQCGLAGALTKAKALLQSARFMHWMEATTGMVLVGLGVKLILEDQ, from the coding sequence ATGGGGGCGACCTTGATAGCAAACTTTGAAGCATTTTTACTTGCGATAACCATACTGACATTAACTCCGGGGCTTGATACTGCGCTCGTGATACGCAATTCCTCGCGTGGTGGGTTTAATGATGGAGCGATGACCAGTCTTGGAATCTGCTTGGGGTTGTTTGTTCACGCGACATTTTCTGCGATTGGAATCTCAGCGCTATTGGCGCAATCAGCTGAGTTGTTTAATGTGGTTAAGATGCTCGGTGCGGGCTATCTAATCTATCTGGGTCTGAGCAGTTTAAAAACCTTGTTTTTGGCAAAGGGCGATCCGCAGTCAGCAAGTATCTCAGCAAAACCGCAAAGCCTCAGCCGATGGAAGTCATTGCGTGAAGGTTTTTTGTCTAACGTTTTGAATCCTAAGACTGCGGTCTTCTATCTCGCGTTTCTACCTCAGTTTATTAACCCTGAAGGATCTGCGTTTTTGCAATCGACCTTGATGGCGAGCATTCACTTTGTGATAGCGATGGTTTGGCAATGTGGCTTGGCTGGTGCATTAACCAAAGCCAAAGCGTTGTTACAGAGCGCGCGTTTTATGCACTGGATGGAAGCCACAACGGGAATGGTGCTAGTTGGACTGGGCGTTAAACTGATACTGGAAGATCAATAA
- a CDS encoding putative bifunctional diguanylate cyclase/phosphodiesterase, whose amino-acid sequence MDVLEDTVPKSVKVTAAVLFLASVALITHTLVTEHEVWKEAYLLFPLGILGAFFVTKPRLKVLLSGLSIAVIFVGGLFEPLELDAIEESFILLPLCYLVLFPGSFFPIGVALALVASYLYNLPAEEFEEFIEDAIEVLAITVLATIMTYYYEKASRQALRYRKSTYTDVLTKLPNLNAFYEDIGEVTPDNADRYAVIQIGLNNFKSVNDRLGYRNGDELLQTFSQQLNSKVPSFAKFYRLGGDEFVFMVEAEKEQLKDQIHQLVEVLHNYHSDLYVVSDMSHRLSFSLGVAFAKDALGNVLVWGKNADLALFKARQEGAGAVCWYDDVLLDETVRQHQIEAELQRALDEQHFVLHYQPKVSIGTNELVGAEALIRWMHPNLGMVSPAEFIPVAERTGKIVPLGRWVAREACREAKSWFDKGHAIVVSINVSNVQFAHDDVFKFISDALDEHQLPANLLQIEITESTLMQQPEFVIAACEKLQELGVSIAIDDFGVEYSSLNYLKKLPIDVLKIDKSFVDDCVRLHTDHMLVRTIIQMGHNLNKRVIAEGVETEDQLALLEKEGCQEYQGYFFSRPLPAYDFVGLIDGYRSDSN is encoded by the coding sequence TTGGATGTGCTAGAAGATACGGTACCTAAATCAGTGAAAGTTACAGCAGCAGTGTTATTTTTGGCGTCTGTTGCTTTGATTACCCACACGCTTGTGACAGAGCATGAGGTTTGGAAGGAAGCCTATTTGTTGTTCCCACTTGGCATTCTCGGGGCATTTTTTGTCACTAAACCACGCCTAAAAGTCCTGTTGAGTGGCTTGTCCATTGCTGTCATCTTTGTCGGTGGTCTGTTTGAGCCCCTAGAGCTCGATGCTATTGAAGAGAGTTTTATCCTACTGCCTCTTTGTTATCTGGTTTTGTTTCCTGGTTCATTCTTCCCTATTGGGGTGGCTCTCGCGCTCGTTGCTAGCTATCTCTACAATCTCCCGGCTGAGGAGTTCGAAGAGTTTATTGAAGATGCCATCGAAGTCCTAGCGATTACAGTGCTCGCTACCATCATGACGTATTACTACGAGAAGGCTTCTCGCCAAGCATTACGCTATCGTAAAAGCACTTATACAGATGTGCTAACAAAGCTACCCAACTTAAACGCGTTTTATGAGGATATCGGCGAGGTGACGCCCGACAATGCGGATCGTTACGCCGTTATTCAAATCGGTTTAAATAACTTTAAGAGCGTCAACGATAGGTTGGGGTATCGAAATGGCGATGAACTGCTACAAACGTTTTCTCAACAATTGAATTCAAAAGTCCCGTCCTTTGCCAAATTCTATCGCTTAGGTGGGGATGAGTTTGTCTTTATGGTTGAAGCGGAGAAGGAGCAACTGAAGGATCAAATTCATCAGTTGGTTGAAGTCTTGCACAACTATCACTCTGACTTGTATGTGGTCAGTGATATGTCACACCGGCTTTCATTTAGCCTTGGCGTCGCGTTTGCCAAAGATGCGTTAGGTAACGTACTGGTGTGGGGAAAGAACGCCGACTTAGCTTTGTTTAAAGCGAGGCAAGAGGGCGCAGGCGCGGTGTGTTGGTATGATGATGTGTTGTTAGATGAGACCGTAAGGCAGCACCAAATTGAGGCAGAGTTACAACGGGCACTTGATGAGCAGCACTTTGTCTTGCACTACCAACCCAAGGTATCTATTGGTACCAATGAATTGGTTGGCGCCGAAGCTCTAATCCGTTGGATGCACCCCAATTTAGGAATGGTTTCCCCAGCCGAATTTATTCCGGTAGCGGAGCGGACAGGGAAGATTGTACCGCTTGGGCGTTGGGTGGCGAGAGAAGCCTGTCGAGAAGCAAAAAGTTGGTTTGACAAAGGCCACGCTATCGTTGTCTCAATCAATGTTTCCAACGTTCAGTTTGCCCACGATGATGTGTTTAAATTTATCAGTGATGCTCTTGATGAACATCAGTTGCCCGCAAATCTTCTGCAAATCGAAATTACGGAATCTACCTTGATGCAGCAGCCTGAATTTGTGATTGCCGCGTGCGAGAAGTTGCAAGAGCTAGGCGTCTCTATTGCGATTGATGATTTTGGCGTTGAGTACTCATCTCTGAATTATCTCAAAAAGCTTCCCATTGATGTGCTTAAGATCGACAAGTCGTTTGTCGACGATTGTGTCAGGCTACACACCGACCACATGTTGGTTAGGACGATTATTCAAATGGGCCATAACCTCAATAAACGCGTGATTGCCGAAGGGGTAGAAACGGAAGACCAACTGGCGCTTCTCGAAAAAGAAGGATGTCAGGAGTACCAAGGGTACTTTTTCTCTCGGCCGTTGCCTGCTTATGACTTTGTGGGTTTAATTGATGGCTATCGAAGCGACTCCAACTGA
- a CDS encoding putative bifunctional diguanylate cyclase/phosphodiesterase, which translates to MRQNQLTDGLQVLGYLAYLSAVGWVTYTLTMIPHSWNYVYYLFPLMMMIALFVKEASLKHLFAFSSLALFVVGGLIDPFNLDDIQLCLILLPLCYIVLFPGTLWPIAVGAALINSYLYQLSVSDFDAFVDFSIQLTAITLFSTLLVYFYVQTRKQAEQFHRDSVTDYLTKLSNANAYNESLQRVDKSNLGRFGLIHIGMEGFKNVNDRLGYRHGDALLIAFAHHLKDLVESKGEIFRFGGDEFVILVESKHIEETLQELVDELLKHHKMMFNIENTSHRITYCIGVAYATDAKGNMELWAKNADFALYKARTEGAGSVCWFDNELLSETIRQHQIETEIKDALANNQFVLQYQPKVSIKESRIVGAEALIRWLHPELGPISPAEFIPVAEKTTQIVPLGQWIIYQACAQAKQLNDQGLDVCIAINVSTVQFAHADLFDVLCKALKQTKLPSHLLQVEITESTLMSDPEHITDICRQLRAIGVTIAIDDFGVEYSCLKYLKQLPIDVLKIDKCFVDECSVSHSDRVLVNTIVQMGHSLGIKVIAEGVEHEEQLAVLEELGCDQYQGYLFSQPLSYQEFSSMILQERIEASSA; encoded by the coding sequence ATGCGCCAGAATCAACTAACAGACGGCTTGCAGGTCTTGGGTTACTTGGCTTACCTTTCTGCCGTTGGATGGGTGACTTATACACTGACCATGATTCCGCACTCTTGGAATTATGTTTACTATTTATTCCCACTGATGATGATGATCGCACTCTTTGTGAAAGAGGCGTCTCTTAAACATTTGTTTGCGTTTTCGTCATTGGCTCTGTTCGTTGTTGGTGGGCTGATTGACCCTTTTAACCTTGACGATATTCAGCTCTGCTTAATACTGCTTCCACTTTGTTACATCGTCCTTTTCCCCGGAACGTTGTGGCCGATCGCGGTCGGTGCCGCATTAATCAATAGTTACTTGTACCAACTTTCCGTGTCAGATTTTGATGCGTTTGTGGATTTCTCCATCCAACTCACGGCAATCACGCTGTTTTCGACGCTACTTGTCTACTTTTATGTGCAAACGCGTAAGCAAGCAGAGCAATTCCATCGCGATAGCGTCACCGACTATCTGACAAAATTGTCGAATGCGAATGCTTACAACGAATCCTTACAAAGAGTCGATAAGTCAAACTTGGGACGCTTTGGTTTGATTCATATCGGGATGGAAGGCTTTAAGAACGTCAATGATCGCCTAGGTTATCGACACGGTGATGCGCTGCTAATTGCTTTTGCACATCATCTTAAAGACTTGGTTGAGTCTAAAGGCGAAATATTCCGGTTTGGTGGGGATGAATTTGTCATCCTTGTTGAAAGCAAGCACATTGAAGAGACGCTCCAAGAACTGGTCGATGAGTTATTGAAGCACCATAAAATGATGTTCAACATCGAAAATACCTCGCACCGGATCACTTACTGTATCGGTGTCGCATACGCAACCGATGCGAAAGGGAACATGGAACTTTGGGCAAAAAACGCCGATTTTGCTTTGTATAAAGCGCGCACCGAAGGGGCTGGGTCTGTTTGTTGGTTCGATAACGAACTATTGAGTGAGACTATTCGCCAGCACCAAATCGAAACAGAGATCAAAGATGCGTTGGCCAACAACCAATTTGTCTTACAGTACCAACCCAAAGTGTCGATTAAAGAGTCGAGGATTGTTGGCGCAGAAGCGCTAATTCGTTGGCTGCATCCAGAGCTTGGTCCTATTTCGCCTGCTGAGTTCATTCCAGTTGCGGAAAAAACCACTCAGATTGTTCCGCTTGGACAATGGATCATCTACCAAGCGTGTGCGCAGGCGAAGCAGCTTAACGATCAAGGTCTCGATGTGTGCATTGCCATCAATGTATCAACGGTGCAGTTTGCCCACGCTGATCTGTTTGACGTGCTGTGCAAAGCGCTAAAGCAAACCAAACTCCCTTCTCATCTCCTGCAAGTCGAGATCACGGAATCCACACTGATGAGTGATCCTGAACATATCACTGATATTTGCCGACAACTTCGTGCAATCGGCGTCACTATTGCGATAGACGACTTTGGTGTTGAGTATTCGTGCCTCAAATACCTCAAGCAACTGCCTATCGATGTGCTGAAAATTGACAAGTGTTTCGTTGATGAATGCTCAGTCAGCCATTCGGATCGAGTGCTGGTGAATACCATTGTTCAAATGGGGCACAGTCTGGGCATTAAGGTGATTGCTGAAGGTGTTGAACATGAAGAGCAGTTGGCGGTGCTTGAAGAGCTTGGATGCGACCAATATCAGGGTTACCTATTTTCACAACCGCTCTCTTATCAAGAGTTCTCTTCGATGATTCTACAAGAGCGTATTGAAGCGAGCTCCGCATAA